GGATTTGCGGCGGCTCCAGCACGAACTTGAAGTTCACCAGATCGAGCTGGAGATGCAGAACGAGGAACTCCAGGCGGCCCGCGCTGAAATTGCCAGCGCCCTGGAACGCTACACCGATCTTTTCGATTTTGCGCTGGTGGGCTACTTCGATCTGGCCGCCGACCAGACCATTCAGTTGGCGAATCTTACCGGCGCAAAGCTCTTCGGGCTGGAGCGCGGCAGCCTGACCGGCCGGCGCTTCGAGTTGTTCGTCGCTAAAACAGACCGGCCGGTCTTCGGTTCTCTCTTCAAGAAGATCTTTGCCACCGGAGCCAAACAGACTTGTGAACTCGCGCTGGTGAAAGAAGACCGGTCGGCCCTGACCGTCCGGCTTGAAGCCACGCGCGCTCCGAACGGCAGGGAATGTCGCGTTGTGCTGATGGATATAACCGACCGCAAGCTGTTGGACGAACAGCTCCGCCAGGCGCAAAAGATGGAAGCGATCGGACACCTCGCCGGAGGCGTGGCGCACGACTTCAATAATATCCTGGCGGTGATAATCATGGAAACCGAACTGTCCGGGATGGTCGCGGATATGCCGGAAGCCGTCCGCAAACGCTTGCAACAAATCCGGGCGAGCGCCGACCGCGCCGTCAACCTCACCCGGCAGTTGCTTATGTTCAGCCGCCGACAGGTGATGAGATCCAACATTCTGGATTTGAACGAAGTCATCGCCCAATTTGCCACGATGCTTCAGCGCATCATCGGCGAGGACGTGCGGTTGATACTGCACCTGAATCCCACGCCGCTCATGGCCCGTGCCGACATCGGGATGCTGGATCAGGTGTTGATGAACCTCGCCGTGAACGCCCGTGATGCGATGCCCAAGGGCGGACAACTGCTCATTGCCACGACAGAAAAAATCGTGGACGAGAATGCCGCGCGTCTGAATCCGGACGCCGCGCCGGGCCGCTATGTTTGTTTGAGCGTCAGCGACACGGGAAGCGGGATCGCGCCCGAGGCGTTGCCCCGGATTTTCGAACCTTTTTCACGACCAAAGGCCCGGGCAAGGGCACGGGCCTGGGACTGGCAACGGTCTTCGGCATTGTCAAACAACACCACGGTTGGATCGAGGTGAACAACCAACCGGGCCATGGTGTGAACTTTCAAGTGTTCCTCCCCACCAGCAACGCGACAGACCCGCAATTGGTTCAAACTCCGGGGCCATCGCACCCGTTGGGCGGCACGGAAACCATCTTGCTGGTCGAGGACGAGCCGGCGGTACGCAGGCTGACTCGCGCCGTATTGGAGACGGCTGGCTACCATGTTTTGGAGGCACCTGACGGCGCGGCGGCGCAACACATTTGGAAGGAACATCACGATTCGATCGATTTGTTGCTGACCGATATGGTGATGCCCGGTGGCATCAGCGGGCGCGAGCTGGCCGTAAGTTTGCAGACACACGCACCCGGGCTCCGGGTCATTTTCACCAGCGGTTACAGTGCGGACATCGCCGGGCGTGAACTTTCCCTGGAAGAGGGGAAGAATTTCCTCCAAAAACCATCCTCGCCCCGACAACTGCTGGAAGTCGTTCGTCGATGCTTGGACGCCTGACCTGCATCGCCCAATCAAACTCCGTCCCACCGCTGCTTGAAGTAAAAAACAATTACTTCCCAAAATACTGATTGATCAGTTTTCCCGCTGCCTCGTCACAGCCTGCGAATGCCTCATCCATCCCAACGTTGGATGCGACAATCACGGCGCAGTTTTTTTCCGGGGCCATCCAGACGACGACGTAAAACATCGTGTTTGAGCCATTGTGCATCAGAGCTCGCCCATTGGCCCATTGACGGTTCAACACCATCCAGCCAAGGGCGTAATCATCGTTGCCAGCGGCAACGGTGTGCAGCTTTTTGAAAGATTCCGTTTTGAGCAATTTGCTTTCGCCGCGTTCTCCGGCCATGTGAAACGCCGCATATTTCGCCAGATCGCCCAGCGAGCAATGCACCGCGCCCGCCGGACTGATCGCCAGTGGATTGTCCGCACCTGGGCCGGGAGGAACCGGTTCGCGGCCGGAAAGCACTTTTTTGTGACCCCAGGGCTGGTCAACCTTGCCAACCGAGGCGGGCGCGCCGAATCCGGCTGTGGTCATGAAGAGCGGTTGAAATAACATCGAGCGCAGCAAATCTTCCCACGTTTTGCCGGTGGCTTTCTCCAGCATCACACCCGCGATGGTGTAGCCCTGATTGGAATAAATATATTTCGTCCCGGGGTTCGCTTCTGGTTCGCGCGCCAAAATTCCTTTGATGAAAGCCAGGCGTTGCTCCGCTGCCTTGCCGGTTGCGGCCCACGCGTCGCTCCATAAATCGGCGGGAACATTACCCGGAGCGCCGCTGCGTTGGGACAAAAGCTGTTCCAAAGTGACGCCCAGGTAGTCGGGATGGATCTCACCTTTGAATTCGGGAAAGACTTCTCCAATCGTCGTCGTCCAGGAGATTTTCCCCTGCTCGACCAGCATCGCCGCGACCGTGGCCGTCATTGATTTCGTGACCGAGCCAAGGTGGAACCTGTCGTCCGCCGTGACTTTTTCCGTCCCGCCACTTTTGCGGAAGCCAACCGCGTTGGTCATAACAATTTTCCCATCCACGACCACGGCGGCGGCCAGCGCGGGAAGATTGTGTTTCACGCGAATGGTTTCGAGCATTTGCGAAACGGGATTGGTAGATTCA
The sequence above is drawn from the Candidatus Angelobacter sp. genome and encodes:
- a CDS encoding response regulator, with the protein product MNNQPGHGVNFQVFLPTSNATDPQLVQTPGPSHPLGGTETILLVEDEPAVRRLTRAVLETAGYHVLEAPDGAAAQHIWKEHHDSIDLLLTDMVMPGGISGRELAVSLQTHAPGLRVIFTSGYSADIAGRELSLEEGKNFLQKPSSPRQLLEVVRRCLDA
- a CDS encoding ATP-binding protein, with protein sequence MKSKLASDPAALRRAAEARLREKPATRQPQTGADLRRLQHELEVHQIELEMQNEELQAARAEIASALERYTDLFDFALVGYFDLAADQTIQLANLTGAKLFGLERGSLTGRRFELFVAKTDRPVFGSLFKKIFATGAKQTCELALVKEDRSALTVRLEATRAPNGRECRVVLMDITDRKLLDEQLRQAQKMEAIGHLAGGVAHDFNNILAVIIMETELSGMVADMPEAVRKRLQQIRASADRAVNLTRQLLMFSRRQVMRSNILDLNEVIAQFATMLQRIIGEDVRLILHLNPTPLMARADIGMLDQVLMNLAVNARDAMPKGGQLLIATTEKIVDENAARLNPDAAPGRYVCLSVSDTGSGIAPEALPRIFEPFSRPKARARARAWDWQRSSALSNNTTVGSR